Proteins encoded by one window of Brevibacterium atlanticum:
- a CDS encoding LPXTG cell wall anchor domain-containing protein, with product MKKLALAPAVAIAITGLAASPVIAAPEAPASADTQPASKPVALQKASNPTQPQADGEELVLSADTISLKDFADKGLGISGSGVSPDAQFQLTVKPTSGQNVNTYEAPFQSDGNGSYETGVGGTNDDTYVGKYDVTVTNLDDDSETFSASFEVTGDESDEPEAPEVDPKVSVKDDKLTESEFEKNGVTVSGEGFTPNGKVTVYGSAGISAFGDTEVTADDEGKIPATTVKYEGDDQLEPGEYGVYAVDEEEEATAETASFTITEDETEEPTTPAAEAKLTVSPETVSPADFVKKDKGVTLAVENCEPGEDVHYVVNPKGDSNVTAYDNTVKADDEGKADVNVYGTSASDPSAYIGDYEVTVTCGDDELTGEFSVSDDANAGGSDGNEDGNGDGGNGGDNGNGGGDLPRTGTELTGLVGGAGLLLIGGVAVALTMRRKKVAQDPAEI from the coding sequence ATGAAGAAGCTCGCCCTCGCGCCCGCAGTGGCTATCGCCATCACGGGCCTCGCCGCATCCCCGGTTATCGCAGCTCCCGAAGCTCCCGCCTCGGCCGACACTCAGCCGGCATCGAAGCCGGTCGCACTCCAGAAGGCGTCTAACCCCACCCAGCCTCAGGCCGATGGTGAAGAGCTCGTTCTCTCTGCCGACACGATCTCGCTCAAGGACTTCGCTGACAAGGGACTCGGCATCTCCGGCTCGGGCGTCTCCCCCGACGCTCAGTTCCAGCTGACAGTGAAGCCGACCAGCGGCCAGAACGTCAACACCTACGAAGCACCCTTCCAGTCCGACGGAAATGGTTCCTACGAGACCGGAGTCGGCGGCACCAACGATGACACCTATGTCGGCAAGTACGACGTGACGGTGACGAACCTCGACGACGACAGCGAGACCTTCTCCGCTTCCTTCGAGGTCACCGGAGACGAATCCGACGAGCCCGAGGCTCCCGAGGTCGACCCGAAGGTGTCGGTCAAGGACGACAAGCTCACCGAGAGCGAGTTCGAGAAGAACGGTGTCACGGTCTCCGGTGAGGGCTTCACCCCGAATGGCAAGGTCACCGTCTACGGTTCGGCCGGCATCTCGGCCTTCGGCGACACCGAGGTCACCGCGGACGATGAGGGCAAGATCCCGGCAACGACTGTGAAATACGAAGGCGACGATCAGCTCGAACCAGGCGAGTACGGCGTCTACGCAGTCGACGAGGAAGAAGAAGCCACCGCTGAAACGGCCTCCTTCACCATCACCGAAGACGAGACCGAAGAACCGACTACCCCGGCTGCCGAAGCCAAGCTGACGGTCTCCCCCGAGACCGTGTCCCCCGCTGACTTCGTCAAGAAGGACAAGGGCGTCACCCTCGCCGTCGAGAACTGCGAGCCCGGTGAAGACGTCCACTACGTCGTCAACCCCAAGGGCGACTCGAACGTCACCGCGTACGACAACACCGTCAAGGCCGACGACGAGGGAAAGGCCGACGTCAACGTCTACGGCACCAGCGCCTCGGACCCCTCGGCCTACATCGGCGACTACGAAGTCACCGTCACCTGCGGCGACGACGAACTGACCGGAGAGTTCTCCGTCAGCGATGACGCCAACGCCGGTGGCAGCGATGGAAACGAAGACGGCAATGGCGACGGCGGAAACGGCGGCGACAACGGCAACGGCGGAGGCGACCTGCCCCGCACCGGTACCGAACTCACCGGGCTGGTCGGCGGCGCCGGTCTCCTCCTCATCGGTGGAGTCGCAGTCGCTCTGACCATGCGTCGCAAGAAGGTCGCTCAGGACCCCGCAGAGATCTGA
- a CDS encoding HoxN/HupN/NixA family nickel/cobalt transporter, whose protein sequence is MSELTRTHETRIQESRRRGTTLPHVLTLAGIAIIGMVLVIVSLRETAPSVAWGLALTAVLLGARHAFDADHIAAIDNVTRRLSAKGTPAGTVGFWFSLGHSSVVVVTGAFVAFGAGLALDLVSAEDSAARFGLGLWGLSFATFVVAVFGILNLVSLVRLLRGTDDDATKGPNGPLTSAFARVLDTVDRPRHMFPIGLLFGLGFDTAATIGLMIAAGTTAAGSSATLALSLPLLFAVGMAACDTADSLFMAKLYGWASQGTDRFRGYNIVITGLSVLVAGLVVIAGVVEVGAETETFALPELDTSYLGIVATILFVVIAAVAAITLRKVRADRSDRSIVANVTGSGEQDRLKPA, encoded by the coding sequence ATGAGTGAACTGACTCGAACACATGAGACTCGAATACAAGAGAGCCGGAGACGCGGGACGACGCTTCCCCATGTCTTGACGCTGGCAGGCATCGCGATCATCGGCATGGTTCTGGTGATCGTCTCGCTGCGGGAGACCGCCCCGTCTGTGGCATGGGGTCTTGCGCTGACTGCGGTGCTGCTGGGAGCGCGACATGCCTTCGATGCTGATCACATCGCCGCTATCGACAATGTCACCCGTCGTCTGTCAGCGAAGGGAACGCCTGCCGGCACCGTCGGGTTCTGGTTCTCCCTGGGGCACTCATCCGTCGTCGTGGTCACCGGTGCGTTCGTCGCCTTCGGGGCGGGTCTGGCTCTCGACCTCGTGTCGGCGGAGGATTCTGCCGCACGGTTCGGTCTCGGGCTCTGGGGGCTGTCCTTCGCAACCTTCGTCGTCGCCGTCTTCGGCATTCTCAACCTGGTGTCGCTCGTGAGACTGCTGCGGGGGACTGACGATGACGCGACGAAGGGGCCGAACGGGCCGCTGACGTCGGCGTTCGCCCGGGTCCTCGACACTGTGGATCGCCCTCGACACATGTTTCCCATCGGGCTGCTCTTCGGGCTCGGGTTCGACACTGCGGCGACGATCGGTCTGATGATCGCGGCAGGGACGACGGCTGCAGGCTCGTCGGCGACGCTGGCACTGTCGCTTCCATTGCTGTTCGCGGTGGGAATGGCCGCATGCGATACGGCGGACAGCCTGTTCATGGCGAAGCTCTACGGCTGGGCTTCGCAGGGCACCGACCGCTTCCGCGGTTACAACATCGTCATCACCGGGCTGTCCGTGCTCGTCGCTGGGCTGGTCGTCATCGCCGGTGTCGTCGAGGTGGGCGCGGAGACCGAGACGTTCGCACTTCCCGAGCTCGATACGAGCTACCTGGGAATCGTCGCCACAATCCTGTTCGTTGTGATCGCGGCAGTGGCTGCGATCACCCTCCGGAAGGTGAGAGCCGACCGTTCCGATCGATCCATCGTGGCGAATGTGACCGGCAGCGGCGAGCAGGACCGGCTGAAGCCGGCATGA
- a CDS encoding urease accessory protein UreD has translation MTTIAVTEAAPGGRPKVRLAPGLLQPRLVTRSAGFAHVALVAGGATLLGGDSVSIRIEVGAGCTLRIEDIGGTVAYPSTGRPSAWNVDAVVGDGGVLVWESFPFVVADRAHVGRRTTVRRGAEAQVCLRETLVLGRTGEAGGRIVSTTDIRDVDGTPFFAEELSLDGEHPQPGVLGRSRVLDTAIMVGADPEEGEAPTDTDEGHVLVLARPGAVARAIGSATHAAHVDVRWRRWTNRALAFDEHSSSGGRTEQNGEQSDE, from the coding sequence ATGACGACCATTGCGGTGACCGAGGCGGCACCGGGCGGACGGCCGAAGGTTCGGCTCGCTCCGGGACTGCTGCAGCCGAGGCTGGTGACCCGAAGTGCAGGGTTCGCGCACGTCGCGCTTGTCGCGGGAGGGGCGACCCTCCTCGGCGGGGATTCGGTGTCGATCAGGATCGAAGTCGGCGCCGGATGCACACTGCGGATCGAAGATATCGGGGGAACGGTCGCCTATCCCTCGACGGGAAGGCCGTCCGCATGGAATGTCGATGCCGTCGTCGGTGACGGGGGAGTCCTGGTGTGGGAGTCGTTTCCCTTCGTCGTCGCCGACCGTGCCCATGTCGGACGTCGTACGACAGTGCGCAGGGGTGCGGAGGCGCAGGTGTGCCTGCGGGAGACTCTCGTGCTCGGGCGGACCGGAGAGGCGGGCGGCAGAATCGTCAGCACTACCGACATCCGCGACGTCGATGGGACGCCGTTCTTCGCCGAAGAGCTGTCTCTTGACGGAGAGCATCCCCAGCCGGGTGTGTTGGGCCGGTCCCGGGTGCTCGACACGGCGATCATGGTCGGCGCCGATCCTGAGGAGGGGGAGGCGCCGACCGACACGGACGAGGGCCATGTGCTGGTCCTTGCCCGGCCCGGTGCCGTTGCGAGAGCGATCGGCTCGGCAACCCATGCGGCACACGTCGATGTCCGGTGGCGGCGCTGGACGAACAGGGCATTGGCGTTCGACGAACACAGCAGCAGCGGTGGACGAACAGAGCAGAACGGAGAGCAGAGTGATGAGTGA
- the ureG gene encoding urease accessory protein UreG, with amino-acid sequence MPEFPASERSLRLGVAGPVGTGKSSLIALICRALADEIRIGVITNDIYTDEDARLLRSAGVLDPDRIRAIETGACPHTAIRDDVTANLQAVERLENDYYPLDLVLVESGGDNLTATFSPALVDAQIFVLDVAGGGDVARKGGPGIARADLLVVNKTDLADYVGVDVELMVSDATEAREGGPVLALSRTDEASVARLREWLLALLASHRAGAHEPQDPGPMAPHFHADEDGGYVHTHDDEGEEHSHQHARV; translated from the coding sequence GTGCCTGAATTCCCTGCATCCGAAAGATCCCTGCGACTCGGCGTCGCCGGGCCCGTGGGAACCGGAAAGAGTTCGCTGATCGCTCTCATCTGCCGCGCCCTGGCCGACGAGATCCGCATCGGCGTGATCACCAACGACATCTACACCGACGAGGACGCCCGGCTTCTCCGCTCCGCCGGAGTCCTCGACCCGGACCGCATCCGCGCGATCGAGACGGGGGCCTGCCCGCACACCGCGATCCGTGACGACGTCACGGCGAACCTGCAGGCCGTCGAACGGCTGGAGAATGACTACTACCCGCTCGACCTCGTCCTCGTCGAATCGGGCGGCGACAATCTCACCGCGACGTTCTCACCGGCGCTTGTGGACGCGCAGATCTTCGTCCTCGACGTCGCCGGCGGTGGGGACGTCGCCCGCAAGGGCGGCCCCGGAATCGCCCGCGCCGACCTGCTCGTGGTCAACAAGACCGACCTCGCCGACTATGTCGGAGTCGATGTCGAACTGATGGTCAGCGACGCCACCGAGGCGCGCGAGGGCGGACCGGTGCTCGCTCTCTCCCGCACCGACGAGGCCTCAGTGGCGCGACTGCGCGAATGGCTGCTCGCGCTCCTGGCCTCTCATCGTGCCGGGGCACATGAGCCGCAGGATCCGGGGCCGATGGCTCCGCACTTCCACGCCGATGAGGACGGAGGCTATGTGCACACCCATGATGACGAGGGCGAAGAGCACAGCCATCAACATGCACGGGTATGA
- a CDS encoding urease accessory protein UreF codes for MTVTSTDLPIRRNASATLAMLLADSRLPAGAHVSSNGLEAGLRCGLAAHEVADYMRARMATVVRVEAGAAVIARHVASEGREADDAGVPELNVIGPERDIGGRRRDGVGPERNTDVLNRLGALEAEWAARTPSAALREIAVALGAGLARIGQTIWPQTAAVLRPRPLPRPIVLGAIAACAGIGAADLVRLVAYDDAQTVAAAVLKLEPTDPIRVTGWVLDACAAMEDSVSELSRLTRPESLPASGAPLIEDWAEVQSVLPRRLFRA; via the coding sequence ATGACCGTGACCTCGACCGACCTTCCCATCCGGCGCAACGCCTCGGCGACTCTTGCGATGCTCCTCGCCGACTCCCGCCTGCCCGCCGGAGCCCACGTGTCCTCGAACGGCCTGGAAGCCGGACTGCGATGTGGGCTCGCCGCGCACGAGGTGGCCGACTACATGCGGGCGAGGATGGCCACGGTCGTCCGCGTCGAAGCGGGAGCGGCTGTAATCGCCCGACACGTGGCAAGCGAAGGTCGAGAGGCCGATGACGCCGGCGTGCCGGAGCTGAACGTCATCGGTCCGGAGCGGGACATCGGCGGTCGGAGGCGGGATGGCGTCGGTCCGGAGAGGAACACCGACGTGTTGAACCGTCTCGGTGCGCTCGAGGCCGAATGGGCCGCCCGCACCCCGAGTGCGGCGCTGCGGGAGATCGCCGTCGCCCTCGGTGCCGGCCTGGCCCGCATCGGCCAGACGATCTGGCCGCAGACGGCCGCGGTGCTCCGACCCAGGCCGCTGCCGCGTCCCATCGTGCTCGGTGCCATCGCCGCGTGCGCGGGCATCGGGGCGGCCGATCTCGTCCGCCTCGTCGCCTACGACGATGCGCAGACCGTCGCCGCCGCGGTGCTCAAGCTCGAACCCACGGATCCGATCCGCGTCACCGGCTGGGTGCTCGACGCCTGCGCGGCGATGGAGGACTCCGTGTCCGAATTGTCCCGACTCACCCGCCCCGAGTCGCTTCCAGCCTCGGGTGCCCCACTGATCGAGGATTGGGCAGAAGTCCAGTCCGTGTTACCGAGGAGGCTGTTCCGTGCCTGA
- a CDS encoding urease subunit alpha, protein MARLSTERYAALYGPSLGDQLRLGDTDLWIEIEEDRTFGGEESVFGGGKSIRESMNQGTTTSAEGAPDTVITNAVVLDWWGIIRADVGIRAGQIVALGRSGNPDIADGVHPDLQIGPSTDVISGEGRILTAGAFDSHVHLLSPSQLHEALATGITTVAGGGTGPSEGSKATTVTPGAWHLGAMHRALDDLPMNILLLGKGNTVSAEGLAEQALGGAAGYKVHEDWGATPAAIDASLRAAGDHGLQVALHSDSLNEAGFVESTISAIGGRSIHAFHVEGAGGGHAPDILSIAALENILPGSTNPTLPHTANTVAEHLDMLMVCHHLNPAVPEDLAFAESRIRATTIAAEDLLHDMGALSITSSDAQAMGRIGEVITRTWQVAHVMKHRVGDLGETLPADNERARRYVAKYTINPAIAHGVDAHIGSVEVGKMADLVLWDPRFFGVRPDLVIKGGAIAWAGLGDPNASIPTPQPVLMRPSFGASDGARLSVSFAAPAAVETGLRDELALQRELKPVAPTRDIGKKDMRCNHARPAIDIDPDTFAIAIDGRPVTAQPAQTLPLARLYQMF, encoded by the coding sequence ATGGCGCGACTGTCCACCGAGCGCTACGCAGCACTCTATGGGCCCAGCCTCGGCGATCAGCTGCGCCTGGGCGACACCGACCTGTGGATCGAGATCGAGGAGGACCGCACCTTCGGCGGTGAGGAGTCGGTCTTCGGTGGGGGCAAATCGATCCGCGAATCGATGAACCAGGGAACGACGACGAGCGCCGAAGGGGCACCGGATACGGTCATCACCAACGCCGTGGTGCTCGACTGGTGGGGGATCATCCGCGCCGATGTCGGCATCCGGGCCGGACAGATCGTGGCGCTCGGACGTTCAGGGAACCCTGACATCGCCGATGGAGTGCACCCGGACCTGCAGATCGGACCGTCGACCGACGTCATCTCCGGCGAAGGTCGCATCCTCACCGCGGGCGCCTTCGACTCGCACGTCCATCTGCTCTCACCCTCCCAGCTCCACGAAGCGCTCGCCACCGGGATCACGACGGTCGCCGGCGGCGGCACCGGCCCCTCCGAGGGCAGCAAGGCGACGACGGTGACGCCCGGGGCCTGGCACCTCGGCGCGATGCACCGTGCCCTCGACGACCTTCCGATGAACATCCTCCTGCTCGGCAAGGGCAACACCGTCTCGGCCGAGGGGCTGGCCGAACAGGCCCTCGGCGGTGCCGCCGGATACAAGGTCCACGAGGACTGGGGTGCGACACCCGCGGCCATCGACGCCTCGCTGAGGGCCGCCGGGGACCACGGACTGCAGGTCGCACTGCACTCGGACTCGCTCAACGAGGCGGGGTTCGTCGAATCGACGATCTCCGCGATCGGCGGTCGCAGCATCCACGCCTTCCATGTCGAGGGCGCCGGCGGGGGACACGCCCCGGACATTCTGTCGATCGCGGCATTGGAGAACATCCTCCCCGGTTCGACGAACCCGACCCTGCCCCATACGGCGAACACGGTCGCCGAACATCTCGACATGCTCATGGTCTGCCACCACCTCAATCCCGCCGTGCCCGAGGACCTCGCGTTCGCCGAATCCCGCATCCGAGCGACGACCATCGCGGCAGAGGACCTGCTCCATGACATGGGAGCCCTGTCGATCACGTCCTCGGACGCCCAGGCGATGGGGCGCATCGGTGAGGTCATCACCCGGACCTGGCAGGTGGCCCACGTGATGAAGCACCGGGTGGGCGACCTCGGTGAGACCCTGCCGGCGGACAACGAACGCGCTCGCCGCTACGTCGCCAAGTACACGATCAATCCGGCGATCGCGCATGGCGTCGACGCCCACATCGGATCGGTCGAGGTCGGGAAGATGGCCGATCTCGTGCTCTGGGATCCTCGCTTCTTCGGCGTCCGACCAGACCTCGTCATCAAGGGCGGGGCGATCGCCTGGGCCGGTCTCGGTGACCCGAATGCCTCCATCCCGACTCCGCAGCCGGTGCTCATGCGACCGTCCTTCGGAGCCTCGGACGGGGCACGGTTGTCGGTGTCGTTCGCCGCCCCAGCCGCGGTCGAGACCGGTCTGCGCGATGAGCTCGCTCTGCAGCGGGAACTCAAGCCCGTCGCTCCGACGCGGGACATCGGCAAGAAGGATATGCGCTGCAACCACGCACGGCCGGCGATCGACATCGACCCCGACACCTTCGCCATTGCGATCGACGGCCGACCGGTGACCGCGCAGCCGGCGCAGACGCTGCCGCTGGCCCGGCTCTACCAGATGTTCTGA
- the ureB gene encoding urease subunit beta produces the protein MAGTRDRGPGSVRVSAGERELNVRENPDETATMTIENTGDRPVQIGSHIHLPDTNAALDFDRGRAQGFRLDIPAGTSLRFEPGASRTVPIISLRGHRRVPGIRLPLAEAGDR, from the coding sequence GTGGCAGGAACACGCGACCGCGGGCCGGGCTCCGTTCGAGTCAGCGCGGGAGAGCGCGAACTCAACGTGCGTGAGAACCCGGACGAGACGGCGACGATGACGATCGAGAACACCGGCGACCGACCGGTCCAGATCGGCTCCCACATCCACCTCCCCGACACCAATGCTGCGCTCGACTTCGACCGCGGCCGGGCGCAGGGTTTCCGTCTGGACATCCCCGCCGGCACCTCCCTGCGCTTCGAACCGGGCGCCTCCCGCACCGTGCCGATCATCTCCCTGCGCGGGCACAGGCGCGTGCCCGGAATCCGGCTTCCCCTCGCCGAGGCGGGTGATCGGTGA
- a CDS encoding urease subunit gamma, which yields MHFTPADTEKLLLSVAGMVARDRRERGIRLNYPETVALLSTWAIERARDGASVEELMTTGREVLTRDDVLDEVADMLSDVQVEATFPDGRKLVTIHNPID from the coding sequence ATGCACTTCACTCCGGCCGACACCGAGAAGCTCCTCCTGTCCGTAGCGGGAATGGTCGCCCGGGACCGACGGGAACGGGGAATCCGCCTGAACTATCCCGAGACGGTTGCGCTCCTGAGCACCTGGGCCATCGAACGCGCCAGGGACGGAGCGAGCGTCGAGGAGCTCATGACCACCGGGCGTGAGGTCCTCACCCGCGATGACGTCCTCGACGAGGTCGCCGACATGCTCAGCGACGTGCAGGTGGAGGCGACGTTCCCCGACGGGCGCAAGCTCGTGACCATCCACAACCCCATCGACTGA
- a CDS encoding purine-cytosine permease family protein translates to MTLSPSRTALPEPRNEAQLAASESLEDYTLRFAPRSYRKWAPGVVATSALGGIAYLADFSIGANIGIAHGTTNGILGILVAAIIIFLTGWPLAFYAARYNLDLDLITRGSGFGYYGSVITNVIFATFTFIFFALEGSIMAQGLYLGLGVPRPIGYLVSTVLIFPLVIYGMKVLAKLQVSTTPLWLLLMVIPVGYLIAWQPDSVADFFAYTGEEGEGANFASVMLAAGVCLSLIAQIAEQIDYLRFMPPRTPENRRSWWAAVILAGPGWVIFGATKQIIGMFLAVYLIANVPGAVSFANEPVQQFLATYQQMMPQWLALLLAVVLVVISQVKINVTNAYSGSLAWTNSYTRITKRYPGRITFLVVNLLIALALMELNMFDFLNAILSFYANLAMSWICVVAADIAINKYLLKLSPKVPEFRRGMLYDWNPVGIVSLVLAGGVSIAIYFGAFGATVQPFSPLFAVGIAIVATPLMAIITRGRYYLRRSDDGIELPMFDEHGNPSGETLRCHVTDLEFERPDMIASAKTGENGERLYLSSLALSTDRLGEHVLPADPPHEHVDASHGSPASSHDRTAAPHDPTKG, encoded by the coding sequence ATGACACTGTCTCCGAGCAGGACGGCACTTCCCGAGCCGCGAAACGAAGCACAGCTTGCGGCATCAGAGAGCCTCGAGGACTACACACTCCGCTTCGCCCCCAGGTCGTACCGGAAGTGGGCGCCCGGAGTCGTCGCGACGAGTGCGCTGGGCGGCATCGCCTACCTCGCCGACTTCTCGATCGGTGCGAACATCGGCATCGCCCACGGCACGACGAACGGCATCCTCGGCATCCTCGTGGCAGCCATCATCATCTTCCTCACCGGATGGCCACTGGCGTTCTACGCCGCCCGCTACAACCTCGACCTCGACCTCATCACCCGCGGTTCGGGCTTCGGGTACTACGGGTCCGTCATCACGAACGTCATCTTCGCGACGTTCACCTTCATCTTCTTCGCCCTCGAAGGCTCGATCATGGCGCAGGGGCTCTACCTCGGTCTCGGCGTGCCCCGCCCGATCGGGTACCTCGTGTCCACCGTGCTCATCTTCCCGCTCGTCATCTACGGCATGAAGGTCCTCGCCAAACTGCAGGTCTCGACGACCCCGCTGTGGCTGCTGCTCATGGTCATCCCCGTCGGCTACCTCATCGCCTGGCAGCCGGACTCGGTCGCGGACTTCTTCGCCTACACGGGTGAAGAAGGCGAAGGCGCGAACTTCGCCTCGGTCATGCTCGCCGCCGGTGTCTGCCTCTCACTCATCGCCCAGATCGCCGAGCAGATCGACTATCTGCGGTTCATGCCCCCGCGTACCCCGGAGAACCGTCGCAGCTGGTGGGCGGCCGTCATCCTCGCCGGCCCCGGCTGGGTGATCTTCGGGGCGACGAAGCAGATCATCGGCATGTTCCTCGCGGTCTACCTCATCGCCAACGTTCCCGGCGCCGTGAGCTTCGCGAACGAACCCGTCCAGCAGTTCCTCGCCACCTACCAGCAGATGATGCCGCAATGGCTCGCCCTGCTGCTGGCCGTGGTGCTCGTCGTCATCTCCCAGGTGAAGATCAACGTCACCAACGCCTACTCGGGATCACTGGCATGGACGAACTCGTACACGCGGATCACGAAGCGCTACCCGGGCCGGATCACCTTCCTCGTCGTCAATCTGCTCATCGCCCTGGCGCTGATGGAGCTGAACATGTTCGACTTCCTCAACGCGATCCTCAGCTTCTACGCGAACCTCGCGATGTCATGGATCTGCGTCGTCGCAGCCGACATCGCCATCAACAAATACCTGCTGAAGCTCTCCCCGAAGGTCCCCGAGTTCCGACGCGGCATGCTCTACGACTGGAACCCGGTCGGGATCGTCTCCCTGGTGCTCGCAGGCGGAGTCTCCATCGCCATCTACTTCGGGGCGTTCGGGGCGACGGTCCAACCGTTCTCACCTCTCTTCGCCGTCGGCATCGCCATCGTCGCGACCCCGCTCATGGCGATCATCACCCGCGGCAGGTACTACCTGCGACGCAGCGATGACGGGATCGAGCTGCCGATGTTCGACGAGCACGGCAACCCTTCGGGGGAGACCCTGCGCTGCCATGTCACGGACCTGGAGTTCGAACGTCCCGACATGATCGCCTCGGCGAAGACGGGGGAGAACGGGGAGCGACTCTACCTCAGCTCCCTCGCGCTCTCGACCGACCGCCTCGGCGAGCACGTGCTGCCCGCGGATCCTCCGCACGAGCACGTGGATGCCTCGCACGGCAGCCCGGCCTCCTCGCACGACCGCACGGCGGCCCCGCACGATCCCACGAAAGGCTGA
- a CDS encoding heat shock protein transcriptional repressor HspR: MHISSTAAVYVISVAADLAGMHPQTLRQYDRLGLVIPERTAGRGRRYSGQDIAKLRMIQQLSQDEGVNLVGIKKIIDLQNQVDALQHRNEELEDEIRTQQAAKERDARVFAAGTAGDVVSIARGRRPQGRPEPGALVLYNRFRRR, from the coding sequence ATGCATATTTCGTCGACGGCGGCGGTGTATGTGATCTCGGTGGCGGCGGATCTCGCGGGAATGCACCCGCAGACTCTGCGACAGTATGACCGGCTCGGCCTCGTCATCCCCGAACGTACGGCGGGGCGTGGCCGGCGGTACTCCGGGCAGGACATCGCCAAGCTGCGGATGATCCAGCAGCTGTCCCAGGACGAGGGGGTCAACCTCGTCGGGATCAAGAAGATCATCGACCTGCAGAACCAGGTCGATGCCCTCCAGCACCGCAATGAGGAGCTCGAGGACGAGATCCGGACGCAGCAGGCGGCGAAGGAACGCGATGCGCGCGTCTTCGCCGCAGGCACCGCCGGGGACGTCGTATCGATCGCCCGTGGCAGGCGTCCGCAGGGGCGCCCCGAACCCGGCGCGCTGGTGCTGTACAACAGATTCCGGCGGCGGTAG
- a CDS encoding DnaJ C-terminal domain-containing protein: MNTGPQNDWFDKDFYKTLGVSKDASDAEIKKAYRKLARKYHPDANPGDEKAEEKFKEIGQAHQVLSDKESRAQYDQVRAMGGGARFSAGAGGPGGAGGGGFDDVFSDLFGGGGRTRTRTTYGGGGDVPPDLADLLGGFGGGYGGGFGGGYSPPVKGGDIKSSTTLSFTEAINGASVKLNMPGGKPLTVRTPIGVKDGQKIRLAGKGKASPNGGEAGDVILTVHVKPHPVFSRDGDNLRMELPVTFDEATLGAEVKVPTLGGMPVKVKIAPGTPSGRTLRVRGKGVKTKKGTGDLLAEVEIVAPKNLSKEAKAAVEAFQAATEDDDPRDGLLETAKAS; encoded by the coding sequence GTGAATACCGGACCTCAGAATGATTGGTTCGATAAGGACTTCTACAAGACCCTCGGCGTCTCCAAGGATGCTTCCGATGCCGAAATCAAGAAGGCCTATCGCAAACTCGCGCGCAAGTATCACCCGGACGCCAACCCCGGAGATGAGAAGGCCGAGGAGAAGTTCAAGGAGATCGGACAGGCACATCAGGTGCTCTCCGACAAGGAATCCCGCGCCCAGTACGACCAGGTCCGCGCCATGGGCGGAGGTGCCCGATTCAGCGCCGGCGCCGGAGGACCCGGCGGAGCGGGCGGCGGCGGATTCGACGACGTGTTCTCCGACCTCTTCGGAGGCGGCGGACGCACCCGGACCCGCACGACCTACGGCGGCGGGGGAGACGTTCCCCCGGACCTCGCCGACCTGCTGGGCGGCTTCGGCGGAGGCTACGGCGGCGGATTCGGCGGCGGCTACTCGCCGCCGGTCAAGGGCGGCGACATCAAGTCGAGCACCACGCTGTCGTTCACCGAGGCGATCAACGGAGCCTCGGTGAAGCTGAACATGCCCGGCGGGAAGCCGCTGACCGTGCGCACCCCCATCGGAGTCAAGGATGGACAGAAGATCCGCCTGGCCGGCAAGGGCAAGGCCAGCCCCAACGGCGGCGAGGCCGGCGACGTGATCCTCACCGTGCATGTGAAGCCGCACCCGGTCTTCTCCCGCGACGGTGACAACCTGCGGATGGAGCTGCCGGTGACCTTCGACGAGGCGACCCTGGGCGCCGAGGTCAAGGTCCCGACCCTGGGCGGAATGCCCGTCAAGGTCAAGATCGCACCGGGCACCCCGTCAGGGCGGACCCTGCGGGTGCGCGGCAAGGGCGTGAAGACGAAGAAGGGCACCGGCGATCTGCTGGCCGAGGTCGAGATCGTGGCGCCGAAGAACCTGTCGAAGGAAGCCAAGGCTGCGGTGGAGGCGTTCCAGGCGGCCACCGAGGACGACGATCCGCGCGACGGCCTGCTGGAGACGGCCAAGGCCAGTTGA